One stretch of Nicotiana tabacum cultivar K326 chromosome 18, ASM71507v2, whole genome shotgun sequence DNA includes these proteins:
- the LOC107791432 gene encoding EPD1-interacting receptor-like cytoplasmic serine/threonine-protein kinase 5D isoform X1 — protein sequence MKENIRSSPMARCGRLDPDDFIQNYKRALEDYDAIAKEGPSQGFNVGDAKNLSHDELEKITNGFCQENFIQHIGYGRLFRGFIDDGEGMREVTVKTWDFIFPGVISYDLYPRKFWDEIVLLERSEFESHPCLMKLIGFCFDKKLAVVYDMKFKTPLCDAVRSAEFGWKERMKVATDYALLLITLSRKQFDVWCNGCTDR from the exons ATGAAAGAGAATATTCGAAGCTCGCCTATGGCTAGATGTGGCCGGCTTGATCCAGATGATTTCATTCAAAACTATAAACGTGCTCTAGAAGACTACGATGCGATTGCAAAGGA GGGTCCTTCTCAAGGTTTCAACGTGGGCGATGCAAAAAATTTGAGCCATGATGAGTTGGAGAAGATCACTAATGGGTTCTGTCAAGAGAATTTTATCCAGCACATTGGATATGGCAGATTGTTCCGGGGGTTTATAGATGACGGTGAAGGAATGCGGGAGGTTACTGTCAAAACATGGGATTTTATCTTTCCTGGGGTGATAAGCTATGATTTGTATCCACGAAAATTCTGG GATGAAATTGTATTACTTGAAAGGTCAGAATTTGAGTCTCATCCTTGCTTGATGAAGTTGATTGGCTTTTGTTTTGACAAGAAGCTCGCTGTAGTTTATGATATGAAGTTCAAGACACCCTTGTGCGATGCAGTTCGTTCTG CTGAATTTGGGTGGAAGGAGCGAATGAAGGTGGCAACTGATTATGCACTGCTCCTGATAACATTAAGCCGGAAGCAGTTTGATGTTTGGTGTAATGGTTGTACTGATAGATGA
- the LOC107791432 gene encoding proline-rich receptor-like protein kinase PERK9 isoform X2 codes for MKENIRSSPMARCGRLDPDDFIQNYKRALEDYDAIAKEGPSQGFNVGDAKNLSHDELEKITNGFCQENFIQHIGYGRLFRGFIDDGEGMREVTVKTWDFIFPGVISYDLYPRKFWDEIVLLES; via the exons ATGAAAGAGAATATTCGAAGCTCGCCTATGGCTAGATGTGGCCGGCTTGATCCAGATGATTTCATTCAAAACTATAAACGTGCTCTAGAAGACTACGATGCGATTGCAAAGGA GGGTCCTTCTCAAGGTTTCAACGTGGGCGATGCAAAAAATTTGAGCCATGATGAGTTGGAGAAGATCACTAATGGGTTCTGTCAAGAGAATTTTATCCAGCACATTGGATATGGCAGATTGTTCCGGGGGTTTATAGATGACGGTGAAGGAATGCGGGAGGTTACTGTCAAAACATGGGATTTTATCTTTCCTGGGGTGATAAGCTATGATTTGTATCCACGAAAATTCTGG GATGAAATTGTATTACTTGAAAG CTGA
- the LOC142161652 gene encoding uncharacterized protein LOC142161652, whose product MVIGWSIVIEDAAYCLCCYLFQDEEIHQGGGDVFSSLGFKSWQKRRDSKRFDMHVGKSSSSHNHAKRKCEDLLKQKQSIQTSFDRQSSQTKLEYKIRLKASIEVVRLLLNQGLAFRGHREDESSLNKGNFLEILSCNAERCDKIRDLVLKKAPKNDQLTSHKIQKDIIIACKIETVKAIMDNLNGDFFALLVDESCDVSRKEQLAVVLRYVNRCGSVVEHFIGIVHVRNTSGLCLKEAIADYLAQHSLSLSYVRGQCYDGASNMQGDLGGLKTLIQQESKSAYSIHCFAHQLQLTLVAVSKKCLEVGELVLLVSNVLNIVGGSYKRMDDLRESQAEKVQEALDMGELETGRGLNQELGLARVADTRWGSHYKSFKNFISMFGSIIDVLDTIVVDAWTLEERAKVKGYLSTCQTFEVAFMLHLMRDVLEITNELNTSLQKKEQDIANAILLVEAAKKRLQKLREEEWGLLIDKVSAFCVKYNILIPNFDDFYVNSGRSRRKVVDYTILHYYRVDIIFKIIDWQVQELNACFNEVTTNLLVGVACLNPVDSFSSFDINKILMMAELYPGDFDENIMVTLKNQLETYIVDVRDFDERFSNLHGLVDLSKTLVKTKKHLNYSFVFRLVKFALLLPVATATVERTFSAMKLIKSELRNRMNDEFMSGCLVPYVERKIFTPFLMRLL is encoded by the coding sequence ATGGTAATTGGTTGGAGTATAGTGATAGAAGATGCAGCTTATTGTTTGTGTTGTTACTTGTTTCAAGATGAAGAAATTCATCAAGGTGGAGGCGATGTATTTTCAAGTTTAGGATTTAAGAGTTGGCAAAAAAGAAGAGATTCGAAGAGATTCGATATGCATGTTGGTAAGTCGAGCAGTAGTCATAATCATGCAAAAAGGAAATGTGAAGATCTATTAAAACAAAAACagtcaattcaaacttcatttgaTAGGCAATCCAGTCAAACAAAGCTCGAATACAAAATTCGCTTGAAGGCTTCAATTGAGGTTGTAAGACTCCTATTGAATCAAGGATTGGCATTCCGTGGACATCGTGAAGATGAATCATCATTAAATAAGGGAAACTTTCTTGAGATTCTTTCATGCAATGCAGAGAGGTGCGATAAAATTCGTGATCTTGTGTTGAAAAAGGCTCCAAAGAATGATCAGTTGACCTCTCATAAAATTCAAAAAGACATTATCATTGCATGTAAAATTGAAACAGTTAAAGCAATCATGGACAATCTAAATGGAGACTTTTTTGCATTGCTAGTTGATGAATCATGTGATGTATCACGCAAGGAGCAATTAGCTGTTGTCTTGCGATATGTTAATAGATGTGGATCTGTGGTGGAGCATTTTATTGGGATTGTTCATGTTCGTAATACTAGTGGTTTATGTTTAAAGGAAGCAATTGCTGATTACCTTGCTCAACATTCTTTGAGTTTATCTTATGTGCGTGGACAGTGCTATGATGGAGCAAGCAACATGCAAGGGGATTTAGGTGGCCTCAAAACTTTGATTCAACAAGAAAGTAAATCCGCTTATTCCATTCATTGTTTTGCACACCAACTTCAATTGACTCTTGTTGCGGTATCCAAAAAGTGTCTTGAAGTGGGAGAACTTGTATTGTTGGTTTCTAATGTATTGAATATAGTGGGAGGTTCTTACAAACGTATGGATGATCTTCGAGAATCTCAAGCAGAAAAAGTTCAAGAGGCATTAGACATGGGTGAACTTGAAACTGGTCGGGGTTTGAATCAAGAACTTGGTCTTGCCAGAGTTGCCGATACTCGTTGGGGTTCGCACTACAAATCTTTTAAGAACTTTATTTCTATGTTTGGCTCAATTATTGATGTTCTTGATACTATCGTTGTTGATGCCTGGACTTTAGAAGAAAGAGCTAAGGTAAAGGGATATCTTAGCACTTGTCAAACATTTGAGGTTGCTTTCATGTTGCACCTAATGAGAGATGTTTTGGAGATCACAAATGAGCTTAATACATCCTTACAAAAAAAGGAGCAAGATATTGCAAATGCTATTCTACTTGTTGAAGCGGCAAAGAAACGGTTGCAAAAGCTAAGAGAAGAAGAATGGGGTTTACTTATTGATAAGGTGTCTGCATTTTGTGTCAAGTATAATATTTTGATACCAAACTTTGATGACTTCTATGTTAACTCCGGAAGATCTCGACGTAAAGTTGTTGATTATACTATTTTACATTACTATCGTGTTGATATAATTTTTAAGATTATTGATTGGCAAGTTCAAGAACTCAATGCTTGTTTTAATGAGGTGACAACGAACTTGCTTGTTGGAGTAGCGTGCTTAAATCCAGTTGATTCATTTTCCAGTTTTGACATAAACAAGATATTGATGATGGCTGAATTGTATCCTGGCGATTTTGATGAGAATATAATGGTTACGCTCAAGAATCAACTTGAAACTTATATTGTTGATGTTCGTGATTTTGACGAAAGGTTCTCAAATCTACATGGACTTGTTGATCTTTCTAAAACACTAGTTAAGACAAAGAAGCATTTGAATTATTCATTTGTGTTTCGCCTTGTGAAATTTGCTTTGCTTCTACCAGTTGCCACTGCTACAGTTGAAAGAACTTTCTCGGCGATGAAGTTGATCAAAAGTGAATTGCGAAACCGAATGAATGACGAATTCATGAGCGGTTGTTTGGTACCTTatgtagaaagaaaaatatttacacCATTTCTGATGAGACTATTATGA